The Populus nigra chromosome 14, ddPopNigr1.1, whole genome shotgun sequence genome has a segment encoding these proteins:
- the LOC133672810 gene encoding uncharacterized protein LOC133672810, protein MEKFLKPYDKEHMRMAMLKHEETFKEQVCELHRLYRTQKIMMRNIESNRSSARSGELWSSKNGFSFNQTNHARDMQQKSIAKLDLERPAELYVAESNADTVLELIDESEIQLTLGPSSYNRRRKRETPLTSDSGPSLSSTSTGSSHLNRTSSLTNQKINTRREELSGPELGLFQVPDITLGYQNGSKNSIGVEEQVGQDRLKQPPWLCQVLRLNIA, encoded by the exons atggagaaattCCTCAAGCCCTACGACAAGGAACACATGAGAATGGCCATGTTAAAACATGAAGAAACATTCAAAGAGCAG GTATGTGAACTTCATCGTCTATATCGAACCCAAAAAATTATGATGAGAAACATTGAAAGCAACAGGTCTAGTGCGAGGAGTGGAGAATTATGGAGCTCAAAAAATGGCTTTAGCTTTAATCAGACTAATCATGCACGCGATATGCAGCAGAAGTCGATAGCGAAACTTGACTTGGAGAGGCCTGCTGAACTTTATGTTGCAGAATCAAATGCAGATACAGTATTAGAGCTAATAGATGAGAGTGAGATTCAGCTAACACTTGGACCTTCGAGCTATAACAGAAGGAGGAAACGTGAAACACCACTAACTTCAGATTCAGGACCAAGCCTCTCTTCGACTTCCACTGGATCCAGTCATTTAAACAGGACAAGTTCCTTGACAAATCAAAAGATCAACACCAGAAGAGAAGAGTTAAGTGGCCCCGAATTGGGGCTTTTCCAGGTTCCTGACATTACCTTGGGGTACCAAAATGGAAGTAAAAACAGTATTGGCGTTGAAGAACAAGTAGGGCAGGATAGACTAAAACAACCTCCTTGGCTTTGTCAAGTTTTGCGTCTGAACATCGcttga
- the LOC133673505 gene encoding BTB/POZ domain-containing protein SR1IP1, whose product MSSKKKELLSTAMKRTSEWIFSQEIPSDVTVHAGGASFSLHKFPLVSKCGYIRKMVSESSDADLSEIKIPNVPGGAEAFELAAKFCYGINFEISTENIAMLRCVAEYLEMTEDYAVGNLVSRTDAYLNEVALKSLAGAVSVLHLSENLLPMAEKVKLVSRCLDAIALAACKESQFSMSGRSDSGNEVVISSIVSQPKPIVDWWAEGLTVLRIDIFQRVLIAMMARGFKQYALGPVLMLYAQKSLRGLEAFGKGRKKIEAQQEHEKRVVLETIVSLLPREKNVLSVSFLSMLLRAAIYLETTVACRLDLEKRMGLQLVQAALDDLLIPSYSFTGDTMFDVDTVQRIMINYLENEVEGNRIGYHADDECGVTLLSDMERVAKLMENYLAEIASDRNLTVSKFIGLAEIIPEQSRVTEDGMYRAIDIYLKAHPALSDMERKKVCSLMDCQKLSREACAHAAQNDRLPVQTVVQVLYYEQQRLRDVMNGNLMGGDSPALPPKVNIFSTDIRPVSDELSSLRRENEDLKIELVKMKMKMKEIERATVVSTTSSPSADKPPLPRKSFINSVSKKLGRINPFVRADGFPLSNTKARTRPSKDRRHSIS is encoded by the exons ATGTCCTCTAAAAAGAAGGAGCTTCTGTCCACTGCCATGAAGAGAACCAGTGAATG GATTTTTTCCCAGGAAATCCCCAGTGATGTCACGGTTCATGCTGGAGGAGCTTCTTTTTCATTGCACAAG TTTCCGTTAGTCTCGAAGTGCGGATACATTAGGAAAATGGTGTCAGAATCTAGTGATGCTGATCTTTCTGAGATAAAAATCCCTAATGTCCCTGGCGGGGCAGAAGCATTTGAGCTAGCGGCAAAGTTCTGTtatggaattaattttgaaattagtaCAGAAAACATTGCCATGCTTCGATGTGTGGCAGAGTATCTAGAGATGACTGAGGACTATGCAGTTGGAAATTTAGTGTCAAGGACTGATGCGTATTTGAATGAAGTGGCACTAAAGAGCCTAGCAGGAGCAGTTTCAGTTTTACATCTCTCAGAAAACCTCCTCCCAATGGCAGAGAAAGTGAAATTGGTAAGCCGATGCTTAGATGCAATAGCACTTGCAGCCTGCAAAGAAAGCCAATTTTCAATGTCTGGAAGGTCCGATAGTGGCAATGAGGTTGTGATTTCTTCCATTGTGTCTCAGCCAAAGCCCATTGTTGATTGGTGGGCTGAAGGTTTAACTGTTCTTAGAATTGATATTTTCCAAAGGGTTTTGATTGCAATGATGGCAAGAGGGTTTAAACAGTACGCTCTTGGTCCTGTACTAATGCTCTATGCGCAGAAATCTCTACGAGGTTTG GAAGCATTTGGGAAGGGAAGGAAGAAAATTGAGGCACAGCAAGAGCATGAGAAGAGGGTTGTTCTAGAAACAATAGTGAGTCTTCTACCAAGGGAAAAGAATGTACTGTCAGTTAGTTTCCTCTCTATGTTGCTTCGTGCTGCAATTTATCTTGAGACAACAGTCGCTTGCCGGCTTGATTTGGAGAAGAGGATGGGCTTGCAATTAGTACAGGCTGCCTTGGATGATCTCTTGATTCCTTCATATTCTTTTACAGGGGACACAATGTTTGATGTAGATACTGTTCAGCGGATCATGATCAATTACCTTGAGAATGAAGTTGAAGGAAACCGAATCGGTTACCATGCTGATGATGAATGTGGTGTTACTCTGCTAAGTGATATGGAACGAGTTGCGAAGCTGATGGAGAACTACCTAGCTGAAATAGCGTCCGACCGTAACTTGacagtttcaaaatttattggTCTAGCTGAAATTATTCCAGAACAATCAAGGGTAACAGAAGATGGGATGTATAGGGCCATAGATATATACCTCAAG GCCCATCCTGCTTTAAGTGACATGGAGAGGAAGAAAGTCTGCAGCTTGATGGATTGTCAGAAACTATCTCGGGAGGCCTGTGCTCATGCTGCTCAGAATGATCGGCTTCCAGTTCAAACTGTGGTCCAAGTGCTTTACTATGAGCAACAACGCCTTCGGGATGTCATGAATGGCAATCTCATGGGTGGAGATTCCCCTGCTCTTCCTCCCAAAGTAAATATATTCTCCACCGATATTCGTCCTGTTTCTGATGAGCTCTCCAGCTTACGCAGAGAGAACGAAGATCTGAAAATAGAGCtagtaaaaatgaaaatgaaaatgaaggaGATTGAAAGAGCTACTGTCGTATCAACTACAAGCAGTCCATCTGCTGATAAACCTCCTCTGCCTCgaaaatcatttattaactCTGTGTCAAAAAAGCTTGGAAGGATTAATCCTTTCGTGCGAGCTGATGGATTCCCACTCTCCAATACCAAGGCTCGAACTAGACCAAGCAAAGATCGCCGGCATTCAATATCTTGA